The Octadecabacter arcticus 238 genome contains a region encoding:
- a CDS encoding malate synthase G — protein sequence MTNRVDRAGLSVATELADFIDTQALPETGVDADTFWAGFSSLIHDFGPKNKALLDRREELQSQIDDWHRARIGQAHDEAGYEAFLRKIGYLIPEGDDFTIDTANVDPEIASIPGPQLVVPITNARFALNAANARWCSLYDAFYGTDAMGRLAQGKGYDRGHGSRVVARTRVFLDDAFPIQGASHGDAETYAVSDGQLVTDGNLLMMPEQFVGYTGAPDKPETIMLKNNGLHVELVFKKDHPIGSHDRATLADVRLESAVSAIMDCEDSVACVDAEDKVLAYTNWLGLMRGDLEAELEKGGKTVTRRLSEDRTFTAPDGGIVTLKGRALLWIRNVGHLMTNPAILDRDGNEAYEGLMDAMITTLIAKHDLARESGNSVHGSVYVVKPKMHGPEEVAFTNVIFTHVEKALNLPQHTVKIGIMDEERRTSVNLKACIRAAKSRVAFINTGFLDRTGDEIHTSMEAGPFSRKDFIKRKGWIGAYEDQNVDIGLECGLSGKAQIGKGMWAMPDAMAAMIEQKIAHPKSGANCAWVPSPTAATLHALHYHRVDVFAVQAKLKAGGRRAYVQALLDIPLASYKAWTKDQIEREVENNAQGILGYVVRWIDAGVGCSKVPDINNFALMEDRATCRISAQHIANWLHHDIVNEADTLVAMRKMAAVVDAQNGDDPTYRPMAPDFDGIAFQAACDLVFRGREQPSGYTEPVLHRRRLELKAQRNS from the coding sequence ATGACAAATCGAGTGGATCGCGCCGGCCTATCTGTGGCCACGGAACTTGCAGATTTTATCGACACGCAGGCCCTGCCTGAAACGGGTGTAGATGCAGATACGTTCTGGGCAGGCTTTTCAAGCCTGATCCATGACTTTGGACCAAAAAACAAAGCCCTGCTTGATCGTCGGGAAGAATTGCAGAGCCAGATCGATGACTGGCACCGTGCGCGCATCGGCCAAGCCCATGACGAAGCCGGATACGAGGCGTTTTTGCGCAAGATTGGTTATCTGATCCCCGAAGGCGATGATTTCACGATTGATACGGCCAATGTTGATCCGGAAATTGCCAGCATTCCGGGGCCACAACTGGTTGTGCCGATCACCAATGCGCGGTTTGCGCTGAACGCGGCGAATGCCCGTTGGTGCAGTCTTTATGATGCGTTTTACGGCACGGATGCCATGGGCCGTTTGGCGCAAGGCAAAGGCTATGATCGCGGCCACGGCAGCCGTGTTGTTGCGCGCACGCGCGTGTTTCTTGACGATGCGTTCCCTATCCAAGGCGCGTCGCACGGTGATGCAGAAACCTACGCGGTATCAGACGGTCAGCTTGTCACGGATGGCAACCTGTTGATGATGCCCGAACAATTTGTTGGCTACACGGGTGCTCCTGATAAGCCTGAAACGATCATGTTGAAAAACAACGGACTGCACGTTGAATTGGTCTTCAAAAAGGACCACCCGATCGGGTCTCATGATCGCGCAACGCTGGCCGATGTGCGCCTTGAGAGTGCTGTGTCAGCGATCATGGATTGCGAAGATTCCGTGGCCTGCGTCGACGCTGAAGACAAAGTTCTGGCCTATACAAACTGGCTTGGCCTTATGCGTGGCGATCTTGAAGCGGAGCTGGAAAAGGGCGGAAAAACTGTGACCCGTCGCCTCAGCGAGGATCGCACGTTCACGGCACCGGATGGTGGCATTGTGACGTTGAAGGGCCGCGCGCTGTTGTGGATCCGCAATGTCGGCCACCTGATGACCAATCCCGCAATTTTGGATCGTGACGGCAACGAGGCCTATGAGGGCCTTATGGATGCGATGATCACCACGCTGATCGCCAAGCATGACCTCGCGCGCGAAAGCGGCAATTCGGTGCATGGGTCGGTTTATGTTGTGAAACCCAAGATGCACGGGCCCGAAGAAGTGGCGTTCACCAACGTCATCTTTACCCACGTGGAAAAAGCGCTCAACCTGCCGCAACACACTGTTAAAATTGGCATTATGGATGAGGAACGCCGCACGTCGGTGAACCTTAAGGCCTGTATCCGCGCCGCAAAATCGCGCGTGGCCTTTATTAATACTGGCTTTCTTGATCGCACGGGCGATGAGATCCATACGTCAATGGAAGCAGGGCCCTTTAGCCGCAAAGATTTTATCAAGCGTAAGGGATGGATTGGTGCCTATGAAGACCAGAACGTCGATATCGGGCTGGAATGCGGACTTTCTGGCAAGGCACAGATTGGCAAAGGCATGTGGGCGATGCCCGATGCGATGGCCGCGATGATTGAGCAGAAAATTGCCCATCCGAAATCTGGCGCCAACTGCGCATGGGTGCCGTCGCCGACGGCCGCGACGTTGCATGCGTTGCATTATCACCGTGTCGATGTTTTTGCGGTACAGGCCAAGCTGAAAGCGGGTGGGCGGCGTGCCTATGTTCAGGCATTGCTGGATATTCCGCTGGCGTCCTACAAGGCATGGACCAAAGATCAGATCGAACGCGAAGTTGAAAACAACGCCCAAGGTATTCTTGGCTACGTGGTGCGCTGGATTGATGCGGGTGTGGGCTGCTCAAAAGTCCCTGACATCAACAATTTCGCGCTAATGGAAGACCGTGCCACCTGCCGGATTTCCGCGCAGCATATCGCCAACTGGCTGCACCACGACATCGTCAACGAAGCCGATACATTGGTGGCCATGCGCAAAATGGCCGCTGTTGTGGACGCCCAAAACGGCGATGACCCGACGTATCGCCCTATGGCGCCGGACTTTGACGGGATTGCGTTTCAAGCGGCCTGTGATTTGGTGTTTCGTGGGCGTGAACAGCCGTCGGGCTACACTGAACCTGTGTTGCACCGCCGACGCCTGGAACTAAAGGCGCAGCGCAACAGCTAA
- a CDS encoding DUF2256 domain-containing protein — protein sequence MRAKSDLPEKTCVTCGRPFAWRKKWARVWDEVRYCSDRCRSNRPKS from the coding sequence ATGCGCGCGAAATCCGATCTGCCCGAAAAAACATGCGTCACCTGCGGGCGTCCGTTTGCGTGGCGTAAGAAATGGGCGCGTGTGTGGGATGAGGTGCGTTATTGTTCTGATCGCTGCAGATCAAATCGGCCGAAATCTTGA
- the pepN gene encoding aminopeptidase N, translating into MTDAAPQTIYLKDYRPFGYYLDDVHLTFRLAASATRVVSRISVRPNVDFPGEFFLHGQDVKLIWAKIDGADVTPVVSADGLTCDAPDGPFVWEAEVEISPATNTALEGLYMSNGVYCTQCEAEGFRKITFYPDRPDVMSVFCVRIEGELPVLLSNGNPTSHGDGWAEWLDPWPKPAYLFALVAGDLVAHSDGFTTMSGKDVALNIYVRPGPDEAKCAFGMGALKRSMKWDEDVYGREYDLDIFNIVAVDDFNMGAMENKGLNIFNSSCVLASPETSTDSNFERIEAIIAHEYFHNWTGNRITCRDWFQLCLKEGLTVFRDQQYTGDQGSHAVKRIEDAITLRSRQFREDNGPLAHPVRPESFIEINNFYTITVYEKGAELIGMLKRLVGDDAYRKALDLYFTRHDGDAATIEDWLQVFEDTTGRDLTQFKRWYSQAGTPRVTVTDDFKDGVYALHFEQQTPPTPGQDSKSAQVIPIAVGLLSQDGTEVQPTTVLEMTATTQSFAFNGLAEKPVPSLLRDFSAPVILQRDQTNVERAFLMTHDTDPFNKWDAGDALAKDVLTKSITENTAPDAAYLDGITAILRNDALDPAFRALCLSLPSEDDMAKALHDAGTVPDPLAIHHAIEALKLTTAQHVQDILPRIQADMIVDGPYSPDAKNAGKRSLANSVLGLLSRLDDGAAAAKQYADADNMTMQLAGLAALLRISKGEDQSAAFRDQWRADRLVMDKWFGLTVSLAAPDLAADTALRLTQEPDFDMKNPNRFRAVFGALAGHSAGFHAPSGVSYRLLGDWLAKLDAINPQTTARMTTAFETWRRYDVGRQDQMRDVLETLAKTAGLSRDTGEMVGRMLGNHA; encoded by the coding sequence ATGACAGACGCGGCCCCCCAGACAATTTACCTCAAGGACTATCGCCCGTTCGGGTATTATCTGGACGACGTGCACCTGACATTTCGACTGGCAGCATCAGCGACGCGGGTGGTTAGCCGAATTTCAGTGCGCCCGAATGTGGATTTCCCCGGTGAATTTTTTCTGCACGGGCAAGATGTGAAACTGATTTGGGCAAAGATTGACGGGGCTGACGTGACCCCTGTTGTGAGCGCCGATGGTTTGACCTGCGATGCCCCAGACGGCCCCTTCGTGTGGGAGGCGGAGGTTGAAATTTCGCCCGCCACCAACACCGCACTTGAAGGGTTGTACATGTCCAATGGAGTGTATTGCACCCAATGTGAGGCCGAAGGATTTCGCAAAATAACCTTCTACCCCGACCGCCCCGACGTCATGAGCGTGTTTTGCGTGCGCATTGAAGGCGAACTGCCCGTCTTGCTGTCCAACGGCAACCCGACAAGCCACGGCGATGGGTGGGCAGAATGGCTCGATCCATGGCCAAAACCCGCCTACCTGTTTGCGCTTGTTGCTGGCGATTTGGTTGCCCACTCGGACGGGTTCACCACGATGTCCGGTAAAGACGTCGCGCTGAACATCTACGTGCGCCCCGGCCCTGACGAAGCCAAATGCGCCTTCGGGATGGGTGCGCTCAAGCGGTCAATGAAATGGGACGAAGACGTCTACGGTCGCGAATACGACTTGGACATTTTCAATATTGTCGCTGTGGATGATTTCAACATGGGCGCGATGGAAAACAAGGGTCTGAATATTTTCAATTCCAGCTGTGTCCTTGCATCACCGGAAACCAGCACGGATTCTAATTTCGAACGCATCGAAGCCATCATCGCCCATGAATACTTCCACAATTGGACCGGCAACCGCATTACCTGCCGAGATTGGTTTCAGCTGTGTCTCAAAGAGGGTCTGACGGTGTTTCGTGACCAGCAATATACCGGCGATCAGGGCAGTCATGCGGTTAAACGGATCGAGGACGCGATCACCCTTCGGTCGCGCCAATTTCGCGAAGACAACGGGCCACTCGCGCATCCGGTGCGCCCCGAAAGCTTTATTGAGATCAATAACTTCTACACGATCACGGTATATGAAAAAGGCGCTGAGTTGATTGGCATGCTCAAACGGTTGGTGGGCGATGACGCCTACCGCAAAGCGCTGGATCTATATTTCACCCGCCACGACGGGGACGCAGCCACGATTGAGGATTGGTTGCAGGTGTTTGAAGACACGACAGGGCGCGACCTGACCCAGTTCAAACGCTGGTATTCGCAGGCTGGCACCCCGCGTGTGACCGTCACTGATGACTTTAAGGACGGCGTCTATGCGCTTCATTTTGAACAACAAACGCCGCCCACACCGGGTCAAGACAGCAAGTCAGCGCAGGTCATTCCGATTGCCGTCGGGTTGCTGTCGCAGGACGGCACCGAGGTGCAGCCGACAACCGTGCTAGAAATGACTGCCACCACACAAAGTTTTGCGTTCAACGGATTGGCGGAAAAACCCGTCCCGTCACTCCTGCGGGATTTTTCCGCGCCCGTAATTTTGCAACGCGACCAAACCAACGTTGAGCGCGCATTTCTGATGACCCATGACACCGATCCATTTAACAAATGGGACGCAGGCGACGCGCTGGCCAAAGACGTGTTGACGAAATCGATCACAGAAAACACAGCGCCCGATGCAGCCTATCTTGATGGGATCACGGCAATTTTACGAAATGACGCGCTCGATCCTGCGTTCCGCGCATTGTGTCTTTCCCTGCCGTCCGAAGACGATATGGCAAAGGCCTTGCATGACGCGGGCACGGTGCCGGATCCGCTGGCGATCCACCACGCGATTGAGGCGCTAAAGCTTACGACGGCGCAGCATGTGCAAGATATTCTACCGCGTATTCAGGCCGATATGATCGTTGATGGCCCCTATTCGCCCGATGCCAAAAATGCTGGGAAACGCAGCCTCGCCAATTCGGTTCTGGGTCTGTTGTCGCGGCTGGACGATGGTGCAGCGGCGGCCAAACAATACGCAGATGCCGACAACATGACCATGCAACTGGCAGGATTGGCAGCGTTGTTGCGGATCAGCAAAGGCGAGGATCAGAGTGCGGCGTTCCGCGATCAGTGGCGCGCGGATCGGTTGGTCATGGATAAGTGGTTTGGTCTGACTGTGTCACTGGCGGCACCCGATCTGGCGGCTGATACCGCCTTACGACTGACGCAAGAGCCTGATTTTGATATGAAAAATCCAAACCGTTTCCGCGCAGTTTTTGGGGCACTGGCAGGCCATTCAGCAGGGTTTCACGCGCCGTCCGGCGTGTCATATCGCCTGCTTGGCGATTGGCTCGCCAAGCTTGACGCGATCAACCCCCAGACCACAGCACGCATGACAACGGCGTTCGAAACTTGGCGGCGCTATGATGTGGGCCGACAGGATCAGATGCGCGATGTGCTCGAAACATTGGCGAAAACGGCAGGTCTTTCGCGTGACACTGGCGAAATGGTTGGGCGTATGCTGGGAAATCACGCTTAA
- a CDS encoding transglycosylase SLT domain-containing protein translates to MLGTATLAEWPVGGPETQTRPLSRLDAVELRTQSARSALVVFRPPVRPDYMVRYPVMILQDPTMRPVARISYIPDARWDFRDDSDSWTRAALSALRSHGRDLQDTVPRDIANWCPAYTENPPHLRRAFWVGMMSALVKHESTYRPTAVGGGNLWFGLMQIYPDTARRYGCHATTGEALKDPEDNLSCAIRIMNVTVPRDNAIAVRDIRWRGVAADWGPMTNRSKIAEMAAWTRRQDYCVSRSSIRPQARPSVQATLSTMNDSSAP, encoded by the coding sequence ATGTTGGGAACTGCTACACTAGCCGAATGGCCTGTTGGCGGACCCGAGACGCAGACACGCCCCCTAAGCCGTCTTGATGCGGTTGAACTGCGCACACAAAGTGCGCGCTCGGCGTTGGTTGTATTCCGTCCGCCTGTGCGCCCGGATTACATGGTCCGTTATCCAGTCATGATTTTGCAAGATCCAACGATGCGGCCCGTGGCCCGGATCAGTTATATTCCTGACGCACGCTGGGATTTTCGCGACGATTCAGACAGTTGGACCCGCGCCGCGCTGTCTGCGCTGCGCAGCCACGGTCGTGATTTGCAAGACACTGTGCCGCGCGATATCGCGAACTGGTGTCCGGCCTATACGGAAAACCCACCCCATCTGCGCCGTGCGTTTTGGGTTGGGATGATGTCGGCACTTGTGAAACACGAAAGCACCTATCGCCCGACGGCCGTTGGGGGGGGCAATTTGTGGTTTGGTCTTATGCAGATTTACCCCGACACCGCGCGGCGCTACGGCTGTCATGCAACGACAGGTGAGGCGCTCAAAGACCCCGAAGACAACCTAAGTTGTGCGATCCGAATAATGAACGTGACCGTGCCGCGCGACAATGCCATCGCCGTGCGCGACATTCGTTGGCGCGGTGTAGCGGCGGACTGGGGACCAATGACAAACCGCAGCAAGATCGCGGAAATGGCGGCGTGGACGCGCAGGCAAGATTATTGCGTGTCGCGGTCTTCGATCCGCCCGCAAGCCCGCCCATCGGTGCAGGCGACCCTATCCACAATGAACGACAGTTCAGCCCCTTAG
- the gatB gene encoding Asp-tRNA(Asn)/Glu-tRNA(Gln) amidotransferase subunit GatB, whose product MLDLTYETPKVKTIAGATGDWELVIGLEVHAQVATKAKLFSGASTQFGAEPNSNVAFVDAGMPGMLPVINEECVAYAVKTGLGLKAQINLNSAFDRKNYFYPDLPQGYQISQLYHPIVGTGEVLVEMGTGIAGEKPTARNVRIERIHLEQDAGKSIHDMDPAMSFVDLNRTGVALMEIVSFPDIRGPEEAAAYVVKLRQILRYLSTCDGNMQNGNLRADVNVSVCRPGDYEKFQASGDFGDLGTRCEIKNMNSMRFIQLAIDFEARRQIAILEDGGKIIQETRLYDADKNETRSMRSKEEAHDYRYFPDPDLLPLEIEQAWVDDIAASLPELPDAKKARFIKDFGLSDYDASVLTADVDSAGYFEAVAQGSDGKLAANWVINELFGRLKKDDKDISDSPISAARLGQIVALIKSDKISGKIAKDVFEIAYTSDRDPVEIVKTEGMEQVTDTGAIEVAVDKIIAANPDQVAKAKENPKLAGWFVGQVMKATGGKANPAAVNKLVSDKLK is encoded by the coding sequence ATGCTTGACCTCACCTATGAGACCCCGAAAGTAAAAACCATTGCCGGAGCGACCGGCGATTGGGAACTTGTGATCGGTCTGGAAGTCCACGCGCAGGTCGCGACAAAAGCCAAACTGTTTTCGGGCGCATCAACGCAATTTGGTGCTGAACCCAACAGCAATGTCGCCTTCGTGGATGCGGGCATGCCGGGCATGTTGCCGGTGATCAACGAAGAATGTGTGGCCTACGCGGTGAAAACCGGCCTTGGCCTAAAGGCGCAGATCAATCTCAACAGCGCGTTTGATCGCAAAAATTACTTCTACCCTGACCTGCCGCAGGGCTATCAGATTTCGCAGCTGTACCATCCCATCGTTGGCACTGGCGAAGTGCTGGTTGAAATGGGGACGGGGATCGCTGGAGAAAAGCCGACCGCACGCAACGTGCGCATCGAACGCATCCACCTTGAACAAGACGCGGGCAAATCCATTCATGATATGGATCCCGCGATGTCGTTCGTCGACCTCAACCGCACAGGCGTCGCTTTGATGGAAATCGTCAGCTTTCCCGACATCCGTGGCCCCGAAGAAGCCGCGGCCTATGTGGTAAAGCTGCGCCAGATATTGCGCTACCTCAGCACCTGCGACGGCAACATGCAAAACGGCAACCTGCGCGCGGATGTGAACGTGTCAGTCTGTCGTCCCGGTGATTACGAAAAGTTCCAAGCCTCCGGTGATTTCGGTGATCTTGGGACGCGCTGTGAGATCAAGAACATGAACTCAATGCGGTTCATCCAGCTGGCCATTGATTTTGAAGCCCGCCGTCAGATCGCGATCCTCGAAGACGGTGGCAAAATCATTCAGGAAACGCGCCTGTATGATGCCGACAAGAACGAAACCCGTTCCATGCGATCCAAAGAAGAAGCGCATGATTATCGCTATTTCCCCGACCCCGATCTGCTGCCTCTCGAAATCGAGCAGGCATGGGTCGATGACATTGCAGCGTCCCTGCCTGAACTTCCCGATGCCAAAAAGGCGCGGTTCATCAAGGATTTTGGGCTTTCTGATTACGACGCATCGGTCTTGACCGCCGACGTCGACAGCGCGGGCTACTTTGAGGCCGTCGCACAGGGCAGTGACGGCAAGCTTGCGGCGAACTGGGTCATCAACGAATTGTTTGGTCGCCTCAAGAAAGACGACAAGGATATTTCCGACAGCCCGATTTCTGCGGCGCGATTGGGTCAGATCGTGGCGCTGATTAAATCCGATAAAATCAGCGGCAAAATCGCCAAAGACGTGTTTGAAATCGCCTACACTTCAGACCGTGATCCGGTCGAGATCGTGAAGACCGAGGGCATGGAACAGGTCACGGACACGGGCGCTATCGAGGTGGCTGTGGACAAAATTATCGCCGCCAACCCCGATCAGGTTGCCAAAGCAAAAGAGAACCCGAAACTTGCGGGCTGGTTTGTCGGCCAGGTAATGAAAGCCACCGGCGGCAAGGCCAATCCCGCGGCGGTCAACAAACTCGTGAGCGACAAGTTGAAATAG
- a CDS encoding BolA family protein — MGLDTEIRTALDAAFAPTSLAVINESHKHAGHAGDDGSGQSHWRVEIESETFAGQSRIAKHRAVHTALGPDIIGRIHALSLQIS; from the coding sequence ATGGGGCTAGACACCGAAATTCGCACTGCTTTAGACGCGGCATTTGCGCCCACGTCTCTGGCAGTCATCAACGAAAGCCACAAACACGCCGGTCACGCGGGTGATGATGGGTCCGGTCAAAGCCATTGGCGGGTCGAAATTGAGTCTGAAACGTTTGCTGGTCAGTCGCGTATTGCCAAACATCGCGCGGTTCACACAGCCCTCGGGCCGGACATCATCGGACGCATCCACGCGCTGTCGCTGCAGATTTCCTGA
- a CDS encoding J domain-containing protein produces the protein MSKDDPFGFNMSVSASKKKNPRGRRGMSGASETSNRVCEKPDCKEAGQYRAPKNPDVLDDFYWFCKDHVREYNLGWNFFDGTTEAEFRAQQDKDRVWERQTKPMKKSDEQRAWARLGVDDPHQVLGQNATQNPGKSITGSTRKLPATERKAIDILEAKDHWAKPEIRKAYKKLIKVLHPDMNGGDRSQEEQLAEVVWAWDQIKSSRHFRT, from the coding sequence ATGTCAAAAGATGATCCCTTTGGGTTTAATATGTCGGTTTCGGCCAGCAAAAAGAAGAACCCGCGCGGGCGGCGCGGCATGTCCGGTGCATCCGAGACATCAAACCGTGTGTGCGAAAAACCTGACTGCAAGGAGGCGGGCCAATATCGTGCGCCCAAGAACCCTGACGTGCTCGATGATTTCTATTGGTTCTGCAAAGACCACGTGCGCGAATATAATCTTGGCTGGAACTTCTTTGATGGAACCACCGAGGCCGAATTCAGGGCGCAGCAGGACAAGGATCGTGTTTGGGAACGTCAAACCAAGCCGATGAAAAAGTCCGACGAACAACGCGCTTGGGCGCGACTGGGTGTGGATGATCCACATCAGGTGTTGGGCCAGAACGCGACCCAGAATCCGGGTAAGTCCATCACCGGATCGACGCGCAAGCTGCCTGCAACAGAACGCAAAGCCATCGATATTTTGGAAGCAAAAGATCACTGGGCCAAGCCGGAAATCCGCAAGGCCTACAAAAAGCTGATCAAAGTCTTGCACCCTGACATGAACGGCGGCGATCGTTCACAAGAAGAACAATTGGCCGAAGTCGTTTGGGCATGGGACCAGATCAAATCCAGCCGCCACTTCAGAACCTGA
- the msrB gene encoding peptide-methionine (R)-S-oxide reductase MsrB, with the protein MNRRTFSIIALAAAAFGATRVAAADGPFEITRTTAQWRALLNDTQYNVMREEGTERSGSSPLDKNYAAGIYHCRGCDQALYSSEHKFDSRTGWPSFFDVLPNAIQTKADDTFFSSRTECHCDRCGSHLGHIFDDGPAPTGLRHCLNGVSLVFRAA; encoded by the coding sequence ATGAATCGTCGGACCTTTTCGATAATCGCCCTCGCCGCTGCCGCGTTTGGCGCTACCCGCGTTGCCGCAGCCGATGGCCCATTTGAGATCACGCGGACGACAGCGCAGTGGCGCGCCCTTCTGAACGACACCCAATACAACGTGATGCGTGAGGAAGGTACCGAACGGTCGGGGTCATCGCCATTGGATAAGAATTACGCGGCGGGCATTTACCACTGCCGTGGCTGCGATCAAGCGCTCTATTCTTCTGAGCATAAATTCGACAGCCGCACCGGATGGCCGTCGTTCTTTGATGTCCTGCCAAACGCGATCCAGACCAAAGCTGACGACACATTCTTTTCGTCGCGCACTGAATGTCACTGTGATCGTTGTGGCAGCCACTTGGGACACATTTTCGATGATGGCCCCGCCCCAACAGGTCTGCGCCATTGTTTGAACGGTGTCAGCTTGGTGTTCCGCGCGGCATAA